Proteins from a single region of Haemorhous mexicanus isolate bHaeMex1 chromosome 4, bHaeMex1.pri, whole genome shotgun sequence:
- the S100P gene encoding protein S100-P isoform X3, giving the protein MSQLETAMGMTIAVFDQYARTDGNRQTLSKAELKTLLEKELPNFLEVCTAVSCFMLKLQLRKSLWVISTKKPSFWEGQECY; this is encoded by the exons ATGTCTCAGCTGGAAACTGCAATGGGAATGACCATCGCTGTCTTTGACCAGTATGCAAGGACTGATGGCAACAGGCAAACCCTCAGCAAAGCAGAACTAAAGACtctgctggaaaaggagctCCCAAATTTCCTCGAG GTCTGTACTGCCGTCTCCTGTTTCATGTTAAAATTGCAGCTTCGAAAATCCCTGTGGGTTATCAGCACCAAAAAGCCCTCCT